CGGCGCTCTTCCTTGCCTCCTGGCTTGGATTGCCCGCCGCCGGTCTTTACCTGCTGTCCGGGGCGGTCTGTTCGATCATCGCGATCTGGATCGCCGGCCGGCTGGAATTCCGCGCCGCCGGCTGAGCCAGGCCCGTTTCAGGCACTGCGCGGCATCTCGGGGCAGTGCCTGAGATCTGATCACAGGCACAAGCCAGTGCCACTACAGAGCATGTCGTATCCCGTGGCGCCATTGAGCCTGTCGGCAGGGATTCTGCCCGTAAGGGTGTCATTGCCGCCGAACCAGTACATGTCGGCAGATGGGGCTTCCACCACATGGGGCAGGCCACCAGAGAACACGGCAGCTGATAACCGCAGCCCCTCCCCGGTGATGACGATCCGACGCAACTTCGGCGGAGGGCCGACGCGGCGGCAGGCGCCGCGCCGGGTCTTTCGGTCAGGCATGCGGGCGGATCTCTTCGCCCTTTTCTGCTGCAGCATGGTCGCGGGTCTTGTGGCGGATCACCAGCCCCGCAAGGATCAGGGCAAGAATGGCCGCCAGGGTGACCCCGGTGAAGGCCTGTTCAAAGGCCGCGCGGGCCAGGGTGACCACCTGATCGGCCTCACGCTCCGGCAGGCTGGCCGCGAGGATCAGCGCCTCGTCGAGACTGTCGCGCGCCTCGTTTGCGATGGAGATGCCTTCGGGCAGAACGAGGCCGCGGGTGTAAAGTGCCGACATCAGGCTGCCCAGCAGCGCCACACCAAGGGCGCCGCCCAGTTCATAAGACACTTCCTCGACCGAGGCCGCCATGCCCGCCCGCTCTTCCGGTGCCGAAAGCATAATTGCGACCGACGCGCCGGTCATCGCCGCGCCGATGCCGAAGCCCATCAACGTCAGGGCCGCAAGCCAGGCCCAGGCCGGCCCCTGATGCAGCGCCAGATAGGCCGCCAACGCGAAGCCCGACAAGAGAAGCGACCCCCAGAGCACCTTTGACGCGCCCAGACGCGGCAGCGCCAGCCCGGTCAGCGGCCCTGACAGGAACGAGGCCAGCGGGATCGGCAGGATCAGCAGCCCGGCCTCCAGCGGCGAGAGCCCGTCGACCAGCTGCAGACGCTGGCTGAACACCAGTTCGAACCCGATCAGCGCCGCCGAAGCGGTCAGCGCCGTCACCACACCGGCCGAAAACCGGGCATTGCGGAACAGGCTGAAATCGATCAGCGGTCGGGTCGCGCGCAGCTGGCGACGCAGGAAGATCCACATGGCCAGCGCCCCGATCCCCGCTGAAAGCGCCAGCGCCAGAAGATCCGGCTCGCGTTTGGCAAGTTCCTTGATGGCAAAGACGAGACCAACCAGCCCGACCATCACCTGAACCGAACCGGCCAGATCCCAGGGGCTGTCCGGATTACCCGGGCGCCGCTTCAGCAGAATAGAGCCAGCAATCAGCGCCAGGACCACCACCGGCACATTGATCAGAAAGACCGAGCCCCACCAGAACCATTCGAGCAGCACGCCGCCCACCACCGGGCCAAGTGCTGCCCCCCCCGAGGCGACCGCCGCCCAGATGCCGATGGCGAACGCGCGCTCTTTCTCATCGGTGAAAGTAAGCCGGATCAGAGACAGCGTGGCCGGCATCATCATCGCGGCCCCGATCGCCAGCAGCACCCTTGCGAAGATCAGCATCGAGGGCGCAGGCGAGAAAGCGGCGACCACCGAGGCGAGGCCGAACACGCAGAGCCCCGCAAGGAACATCTGCTTATGACCCAGCCGGTCGCCGAGCGTCCCCAGCCCCGGCAAAAGCCCGGCAACAACCAGCGGATAGGCATTGACGATCCAGAGTTTCTCGGTTGCCGTAGCACCGAGGTCATGGGTCAGGCGCGGCAATGCGGTATAGAGAACCGTCATATCAATGACGATCAGGAACAGAGCACTTGAGATAATGGCAAGAACAAGCCAGCGATTGGCGGCAGACATCGGAAGGATCCGTTACTCGGTGAGGGCGTCATGCGCCCCGGCCGCAATATAAATACAACTGCATTGAAACGAAAGAGCCAAGATGTCGGGACGCCCGCGCAGCATAGACCGCGAGAAACTGCTTGATGCGGCCGAAGCAATTGTCGCGGCTGAAGGCGCGGCTGGGCTGAGCTTTGGCGCTCTGGCCAAAGCCGCCGGGGTGACGCGCGGCGGCGTACAATATGCCTTTGGCACCAAGGAGAACCTGATCCGCGCCATGGTCGACCGCTGGTCGGACAGTTTCGAGACCGATGTGCTGGGCGGCCTCGGCCCTGATCCGACGCCACAGGCTGTGGTTCAAAGCCATGTTCGCGCCAATGTTGCCACCGCCGATGCCGATTTCGCCCGCTCGGCCATGATGATGACCGCGATTTTCCAAAGCCCGGATCAGGTGGCTGAAACCCGGGCCTGGTATGACAGGCGGCTGGGCGGGCTTGATGTCAGCCGCCCCGAAGACCGCGACGCCGCCATTGCCTTTCTCGCCAGCGAGGGGGTGTTTTTCCTAAAGAGCTTTGGGCTGATCGGGCTGGATGACGCCGCCTGGCAACAGATCTTTGACGGCATTTCACGCCTTGCGGGCGGTCAGGGGGATAAGGAGCCCTGAAAGGGGCGCATCCGCAGCGGATCATTCCACAAGGGCATCACCCCAGTTCAATCCGGCACATGTTCCGGACACGCGCTTTGGCTAAGCTGCTGGCGCCCCTTTTTGCGGTATATGCAGCGGATCTGCCCATGACCATCCTGCGCCTCTTTCCAGCCTCCGGCCCGGCTCGACATGGTGCTGCGGGTGATTGCCTTTGGCGCGATGGGCACCGTCGGGCGTGCATGACAGCATCCCAGCGGCCTTGCTTCCGGGATCGCGCAGGGCCCGGACGCCTGGAAGGACTATAAGCGGCGCCAGGCCGATATGATCGGTCGCCCGAACAGCCTGCCGCTGACACGGGGCGTGGTGTTCGACATTGGCCGATCTCCCCGCACACCGCTCATCGAGATTTGCACTGCTGTTCGGACTGCATTGGGGTAAACTTGACCGCAAGGCAGATCGCGGGGGGCAGATGTCAGGGAACAGGCGGTGCGCCATGACCATTGGGCTATGACGAAACAGGGTATCACTGCGCCCCAGAGGGCATTGCTTTCCGAGGCGCAAACCGCGCCGGACGGGATCCTGTCGCTGAAAGACGATCCGCGTGGCGAAGAGGTGATCGCCCTGGCCGAGCGGCTGACCGATCTTGGCCTCTTGCATATCGTCACCGCGCGGCGCTACCGGCTGAGCGATGCTGGCCGGGCCGCGCTTGAGGTGAAAGCAGGCCAGGGCCGCGCCGCGCGCAGCCAGCCTGCCGCAACGGCGGCGGATGCCGAAGCCGGGAAACCACCGGGATTCTGGGCCCGCCTTTTTGGGGGTAAAAGCTGATTACCGTTCCGCGAAGGGCTCAGCCCGCCAGACCGGGCTGGACCGGGCCTGAGGGCAGCTGCAATTCCACCTCCAGGCCGCCGCCTGCCCGGTTCCTCAGAACCATCGTGCCACCATGCGCCGCGACGATCTTGCGGGTGATCGCGAGGCCAAGTCCAATGCCGCCGGTCTCGCGTGAACGGCTTTCCTCGCCGCGGACAAAGGGCTGCAGCACATCGGCAAGCCGGTTCTCCGGGATCCCCGGGCCACGGTCGCTGACCGTGATCACCGCTGCGCCCCGGATCCGGTCGAGGCTTACCCGGGCTGAACCGGCATAGCGCAGCGCATTGTCGATCAGATTGCCGACCGCGCGGCGGATCGCCACCACCTGCACCGGAGCAAGTACCGGCTCATGCGCTGCGAGATGCACCCCCGCCCCCGCGCAAAGATCGGCCAGCACCTCGCGCAGATCGGTCTCGCGGCGCTCTTCTTCCGGCCCGGATCCGGTGGTGTAGCGCAGGATATCATCGGTCATCACCGTCATATCTTCGAGGATCCGGATCATCGGCAAGCGCAGCGCATCCTCATCAACCCCTTCGACGCGCAACCGCAGGCTGGTGATCGGCGTGCGCAGGTCATGGCCGACTGACGCCAGCATCCGGCGCCGGTCCTCTTCGAATGCGGCGATCTGGCTTTGCATCGTGTTGAACGACGCCGCCGCATCGCGGATCTCGCGCGGGCCGGTTTCGGTCAGGCGCACCGAATGATCGCCCCGCCCTGCCGCCAGCGAAGCCCCGGCAAGCTTTTTCAGGGGCTGCGTCATCTGGTGCAGGAAGAAAAGCCCGATCGCCAGGGCCACCGAAAGCGAGGCAATCAGCGGGATGAAAAACGTCGACTTCTGCCGCCAGACAGCCGAGAGGCCCAACGGATAGACCAGCGAATTGAGCCATTCCCCATCGCGCACGCCTTTGGCCAGCTGGACCGAAATGATCAGAAGCGCCGGGCTGCGCAGGTCGGCGCTTTGCCGGGCGACGGGCCGGGTCACGCGGATCACATGGTTAGGCAGTGCACGGCGGATCTCATCGGCGATATCACCCAGCTCGTCCCCCGCATTGCGGGTCAAGGGCTCAGACTCGATGGAAAAACGGGTGTAGCCGGTCATCGACCGGGTGACGATCGCTTCGCCAGTCTCGCGGTCGGTCTCTTCAATCGTGTCGATCAGCGCGACCAGACGGCCCATATCATGCTGCACCCGGATCGCCTGATCAAAGGCAGACCCCTCCTGCGCCAGAAGCCAGGCGGCGGCGAGATTGCAAAACAGCAGCGAGGCAATCAGCAAAAGCGCGAAACGGCCATGAATACTGTCGGGGAGACGAAGCCACATGCCTCAGCCGTCCGGCCGGACATCGTCAACGATCCGGTAGCCGCCACCCCAGTCGGTCAGCAGGATCTTCGGCGCCCGGGCATTGTCCCCAAGCTTGCGCCGCAGCCGGAAAATGCAGTTATCGGCGGCACGCATCGTCGTCGTATCCCCCTTGCGGCTGATCAGCTTTGCGATGTCCTCGCGGCTCAGGACGCCACCCGGATGATCAAGCAGCGCCTCAAGAAGCCGGTTCTCGCCCGAGGTCAGCCCGACCTCGGCCCCATCGGGCAGCAGCAACGCCTGTACCTGCGGGTCATGCACGATCCCGGCAAAACGTCGCCTTTCCCGCGCCGGACCGGGTTTTGCGAGGCTGCCCCGCCGCAAAACGGCATGAATACGGGACAAAAGCTCGCGCGGATTGAAGGGCTTGGTCACATAGTCGTCAGCACCCAGATCGAGGCCCCGGATCTTATTGGCGTCACTGTGCAGCGCCGTCAGCATGATTACCGGAATGCGCCCGCCGGTACTGCTGTTCATCAGTGCTCGGTAAAAACTCAGCCCGTCCTCGCCCGGCATCATCAGATCAAGGATGATGAGGCTGATCGTTTCATCGTGCAAAACCGCCCGCGCCTCATCCGCCGATGCGGCGCCGACCGCCTCGAACCCGTTCTTCGCGAGATAGTGGCAAAGCGGATCGCGGATATCGGCGGCGTCATCGACCACCAGCAGTTTCGGTATGGATGTCTTCTGCATTCGCCCTGGGCCCCCGGAGCCTCGGCTTCCGGAATGATGTCCTGGAGATTCCCCCGACCGGAGCCAGGGCCATAGTAAACCCGGCCACCGGCCCGGACAACGTGGCGAGGTTGTCACATTCCTGAGTGAATTTCCAGGACAATTCCGGCTAAACCCGTCAGCCAGAGACAGTTCGCGACAGTTCTGTCGCAAACGGCTTGCCCCGCCCGGGTGTCGCGGCATGAACCGGGCCAAAGCCCGCATTCAGCCAGCCAGAAACCCCGATTCCACGGAGTCTTGTGATGCAGACCCATTCATCGCGCCTTGCATCCTGCACGGCGCTGTTACTGGTACTTTCCACCGGCTTTTCGGTGACCCCGGCCCTTGCCCAGTCGGGCACGGAAGAAGACGAGGCGGTCGAACTCGGCACTATCGTTCTCTCGGCCGAAGACCAGATCAAACAGGCGCTCGGCGTTTCGACCATCACCGCCGGAGATCTGGCAAAGACCCCGGTGATGAATGACATCTCGGAAGTCGTGCGCAAGATGCCGGGCGTCAACCTGACCGGGGCCTCGGCTTCGGGTCAGCGCGGCAACCAGCGCCAGATCGACCTGCGCGGCATGGGGCCGGAAAACACCCTGATCCTGATCGACGGCAAGCCGGTCAATTCGCGCAATGCGGTCAAGATGGGCCGCAATGGCGAGCGCGACACCCGGGGCGATTCCAACTGGGTTCCGGCAGAGCTGATCGAGCGGATCGAAGTCATTCGCGGCCCGGCGGCGGCGCGCTACGGTTCGGGCGCCTCGGGCGGTGTGGTCAATATCGTGACCAAACGCCCTGACAGTTTTACCGGTCAGGTCGGGCTGCATTACACCGCGCCCGATAACAGCAAGGAAGGCGACAGCTATCGCGGGTCCTTCATGCTGGCGGGCCCGGTGGGCGAAAGGCTCAGCCTGCGGATCTTCGGCGGCTATAACAAGACCAATGGCGATGCGGCCGATCTCAACCCTCCGACCGCGACCGGTGCCACGCCCCTGGCCGGCAAAGAAGGTGTTTCGAACAAAGACATCGGCGCTCTGGCCACCTGGAAGGTCGCCGAGAACCACGAGCTGGATTTCGAGATGAACTTCTCGCGCCAGGGCAATAAATTCGCCGGCGACTCGCAGCTTGGCAGCTGGCCGGCGAACTCGGCCACCCAGCCCCATATCGTCGAGGATTACCTGGGGCTTATCGGCACCGAAACCAATAAGATGTACCGCCGCACCTTCGCAATCACCCATCGCGGCGACTATGATTTCGGCACATCGAACAGCTTTATCCAGCTGGAAAACACCACCAATACGCGGCTTTGTGAAGGCGTCGCGGGGGCAGGCGAGGGCCGGATCAGCTATTGCGCCGATGCCGATGGTGATGGCGTCAATGACAGCTTCGCCTTCCGCACCATCAAGCTGGAGAACATCACCGCCAAGTCGGAATGGATCCTGCCGATGCATCTTTTCGGCCGCGGCGCGACGGTGACGCTGGGTGGTGAATTCCGCCGCGAGAAGATCGACGATCCGGTTTCGATCGTCACCAGCCTGCCCGGCTCCATCACCGACCCGACGCTGATCAACAATGCCGCCAGCCGCGACCCGGTTCTCGCGATGAACCGCGTCGGGCTTTATGCGGAAGCCAATATCGAATGGTCGGACAATCTGATCATCACCCCAGGCCTGCGCTACGACTATTCCAGCGATTTTGGCGGCAATGCCTCGCCCAGCCTGAACGCTGAATATCGCTTCAGCGATGAATGGAAGATGAAGCTCGGCATCGCCCGCGCCTTCAAGACCCCGAACGTGTTCCAGCTGAACCCGGGCTATGTCTATACGACCAACGGCAATGGCTGTCCCTGGGTCAATGGTGTGCGCCTGACCGGCCCCTGCTTTGTGGTCGGCAATCCCGATCTTGATCCCGAGATCAGCGTCAACAAGGAAATCGGGTTCGCCTATGAGGGCGATAACGGCATCAATGCCAGCCTGACATATTTCCACAATGACTATAAGAACAAGATCCAGTCGGGCCAGATCCAGGAAAACCCCGGCGCCACCACCAACCGCCTGTTCCGCTGGGAAAACACCGGGCCGGCTGTGGTCGAGGGGATCGAGGGCAATTTTGCCACCCGGCTCAGCGACACGATCTCGCTGAACACCAATGTCACCTATATGATCGACTCGAAGATCAAATCGACCGGCCAGCCGCTTTCGCTGGTTCCCGATTACACGATAAATGCCTCGCTTGACTGGCAGGCCCGCGACGATCTGGGCTTCACGCTCGGCGCCACCCATTACGGCCCGATTCAGCCTTCGGCGATCAGCTCGGTGTCCGGTGCGGTCACCACCGACCCCAATGAGCGCGGCGGCTATACCCTGTTCAACATTGGCATGAACTGGGATGTCACCGAGACCGCCCGCATGACCGCCGGTGTGACCAACCTCCTGGACAAGAAGATCTACCGCACCGAGACCAGCGGTGGCTCCAATACCTTCAACGAGCCCGGCCGCGCCTTCTATGTCGGCCTGACCAAATCCTTCTGAGCGATGCAAATGTCCCGGCCGGACGATCCGGCCGGGCACCCTCTTGTCAGAAAGAAACATCATGTTTTCCAAAGTATTCCGCCCGCTTCTCAGCGCCTCGACCCTTGCGATCCTGCTGGCTGGCCCGGTCTCGGCCGAGACCGTCTTTACCCCGGTCCGGGATTTCCAGGGCCGCGTCAGCGCCGCCAGTTCTGAACGCGGCGCGCCGGTCTATATTGGCAGCAAGGTCACCATTTCGGGCGAAGGGCTGATCCCTGATCAGGAAATCACCCTGATGCGCGGCCCCAATGTCCTGAACGCCAACGGCCCGCTGCTGGTCGATGCCGAGGGCAAATTCAGCTTTGACCTTGAAGTCGATGCCGATGCAGCAACCGGGCTGCAGCCGATCCTGGTGATTGCCGAGAAGCCCGCCGCCGCCGAGGTGGTGACGCTGAAAATCTCGCCCGAAGTGCCGCTTTCGGGCGCAGATAAATTCACCATCGCCAATGGTCCGGTGACGCGTGGCCTCTATCAGGTGGCTTATTCGAAAGCCTCGGATGCGGTGTTCGTGACCTCGGCCGTCGGCCGCCCGCCGGTCAAACAATCGGCGCTGACCAAGCTTGATGCCAATACGCTGGAACAGCTGGCCCAGGTCACACCCGAGGCCGCACCCGCGCGCGAGAATGGCGAGGAAGCCGGGCTTTTCGCGGTTTACGGTGTGGGCGTTGATGATGTGAATGGCAATGTCTGGGTGACGAACACCCGGCAGGACACCATTTCGGTCTATAAGCAATCCGACCTTTCGCTGGTCCGGCAATTCGCGCCGGGCTCGGTCAACCATGCCCGCGATGTGGTGATCGACGAGGCGAATGGCCGCGCCTATGCCTCGGCCACCCGCACCGGCAATATCGAAGTGTTCGACACTGCGACGCTGGAGCAGCTGGCACCGATCACCATCACCTCGGGCGAGCGCGGCGGCGCATGGTCGGCGATGGCGCTGGATATCGATCCGGCCTCGGGCATCCTGGTCAATGTTTCGATGAGCACCAATGAGCTTGCCGTGATCGACCTGAAATCGGGCGATGTCAGAGTTATCGCGCTGCCCGGTGCCAAAGGTGCCGCCGGTGTGGCCTATGATGCGGCCCAGGGCCTTGCTTTTGTCGTCTCGCAGCAATCGGACAATGTGCTGGTGGTCGATGTCGCGAAAGGCGAAGTGATCCATGATGTGGCGGTCGGCGCGCAGCCGCTGAACGTCACCTATGACGCAGCCTCGAATGCCGCCTATATCGCCAATCGCGGCGCGGGCACGATCACGGTGGTCAATGGTCAGGGCGAAATCCTGGCCAATCTGGACGCCGGGAATTCGACCAACCAGCTCCGCGCTGATGGCCAGGGCCGGATCTGGGCGGTGAACAAGGCGCGCGGCGAAGACGATCCGACCGGCGACAATCTCTGGCGCCTGACGCCGGCACAATAATATCGCAAGAACAACAGGGTCCCGGCTGTGGTCGGGGCCCCACATCGCGGCGCCCGGATCTGCAATGGCTCTTGGATTTTTGCAAAACCTGTTGCAAAATACTGGCGGGAGACCTCCGCATGACCGATATGATGCCGCCGAAAGACTATGAAGAGCTGATCCGCCTCATCCATGAGCGCCATGATCAGATGAGCAAGACCTATCAGCGGATCTCGGTTTTCCTGACCCAGAACCCCAATGAGGTCGCGGTGCAATCGGTCAATGCGATTGCCGAGCGCTGTGGCATCCATGCGTCGAGCTTTGTGCGCTTTGCCCAGGCCCTGGGATATAAGGGTTTCAAAGAGTTACAGGCGCTGTTCCAGCGCCGCCTAGCAACCGCTGCGCCGGGGTTCGAGGCCCGGGTCAAACTGCTGGAAACCGAGCTGCATACTTCGGGCGGGCGCTCTGAGCTGAGCTTCCTCAGCGATCTGGTGGTGCGCGATATCGCCTCGCTGCAGGAAATGCTGAACGATATCCGCCAGGAAGATCTGGTCCATGCCGCGACCCTCTTCCAGGAGGCCGAGACGGTTTACCTTGTGGGTCAGATGCGCTCTCTCCCGGTGGTGGAGCTGATGCGCTACCAGCTGACCATGATCGGAAAACGCTGCATCCTTCTGGATTCGGCGGGCGGGCTGTCGACCTATGTCGCGCGGACCATGGGGCCCAGGGATGTGCTGATGGCGGTCTCGTTCCGGTTTTACGCGAAAGAGGTCGTGTCCATCGTCGAAGAGGCCGGCGCGCGCGGCGTGGGGATCGTGGCGATCTCGGACAGCACCCTGTCACCGCTGGCGAAATCGGCGACCGTGCTCTTTCCGGTGCCGGAACATGATTATACTTTCTCACGCTCGCTGGCGGCACCGATGTGTCTGGCGCAGGCGCTGACCGTCGCCGTGGCGGCGCGGGTGCAACAAAATGTCGAGGCGCCCCGTATCCCGACCGTAACGGGCACTTAAAGCCCCCTGATCTATAGCCCCGCCAGCCCGTCCCGGATCAGCTTGACCGCGACCAGGGCGACCGAGACATAGGTCAGCAGATAAAAGATATCAGCCCGCATCCGCCGGACCGACCAGGCCCCCACCCAGGTCGAGACAACCGCAAGCGGCAAAAGCAGCGCCGAGGCCATGAGGTTTTCGGCGCCGAACTGGCCCAGTGCGAGATAGGGGATCAGTTTCAGCGCATTGGTGATCGCGAAGAACATCACCAGCGTGCCGGTGTAAAGTTTCGGATCCAGCTTCAGCGGCATCATATAGATCTGCAAAGGCGGCGCGCCGGCATGAGCGACAAAGCTGGTATAGCCCGCGATTCCGGCCCAGAACTGCGCCTGGACCGGACGCTGTCCGCGCGGTTGCACCTCGCGCTGCATCAGATGCTGGCCAAGGACACGCAGCACGAAAGCGGCAGACACCAGACCCACGATCAGCCGCACCACGGCATCCGAGACCATCTCGGCGGTGAACCAGCCAATGCCGATCCCCGCCAGTGCCCCGGGCATGAACAGAGCAATCAGCCGCCAGTCGACCCATTTGCGCCAGTTCGCAACGCTGACCATATCCATCACCACCAGCACCGGAAGCAGGATCGCGGCCGCCGTCACCGGCGACATCACCATCGCCATGACCGGGACCCCCAGCAGGCTCATGCCGCCCAGCCCCCCCTTTGACAGCCCGACAAGGATCACCGCGACCAGAGTGGCGATCAGCGCGGCAGGCGTCTCAAGGATCGGCATTTCGTCACCATAT
This DNA window, taken from Rhodobacter sp. 24-YEA-8, encodes the following:
- a CDS encoding MFS transporter; translation: MSAANRWLVLAIISSALFLIVIDMTVLYTALPRLTHDLGATATEKLWIVNAYPLVVAGLLPGLGTLGDRLGHKQMFLAGLCVFGLASVVAAFSPAPSMLIFARVLLAIGAAMMMPATLSLIRLTFTDEKERAFAIGIWAAVASGGAALGPVVGGVLLEWFWWGSVFLINVPVVVLALIAGSILLKRRPGNPDSPWDLAGSVQVMVGLVGLVFAIKELAKREPDLLALALSAGIGALAMWIFLRRQLRATRPLIDFSLFRNARFSAGVVTALTASAALIGFELVFSQRLQLVDGLSPLEAGLLILPIPLASFLSGPLTGLALPRLGASKVLWGSLLLSGFALAAYLALHQGPAWAWLAALTLMGFGIGAAMTGASVAIMLSAPEERAGMAASVEEVSYELGGALGVALLGSLMSALYTRGLVLPEGISIANEARDSLDEALILAASLPEREADQVVTLARAAFEQAFTGVTLAAILALILAGLVIRHKTRDHAAAEKGEEIRPHA
- a CDS encoding TetR/AcrR family transcriptional regulator yields the protein MSGRPRSIDREKLLDAAEAIVAAEGAAGLSFGALAKAAGVTRGGVQYAFGTKENLIRAMVDRWSDSFETDVLGGLGPDPTPQAVVQSHVRANVATADADFARSAMMMTAIFQSPDQVAETRAWYDRRLGGLDVSRPEDRDAAIAFLASEGVFFLKSFGLIGLDDAAWQQIFDGISRLAGGQGDKEP
- a CDS encoding ATP-binding protein, with translation MWLRLPDSIHGRFALLLIASLLFCNLAAAWLLAQEGSAFDQAIRVQHDMGRLVALIDTIEETDRETGEAIVTRSMTGYTRFSIESEPLTRNAGDELGDIADEIRRALPNHVIRVTRPVARQSADLRSPALLIISVQLAKGVRDGEWLNSLVYPLGLSAVWRQKSTFFIPLIASLSVALAIGLFFLHQMTQPLKKLAGASLAAGRGDHSVRLTETGPREIRDAAASFNTMQSQIAAFEEDRRRMLASVGHDLRTPITSLRLRVEGVDEDALRLPMIRILEDMTVMTDDILRYTTGSGPEEERRETDLREVLADLCAGAGVHLAAHEPVLAPVQVVAIRRAVGNLIDNALRYAGSARVSLDRIRGAAVITVSDRGPGIPENRLADVLQPFVRGEESRSRETGGIGLGLAITRKIVAAHGGTMVLRNRAGGGLEVELQLPSGPVQPGLAG
- a CDS encoding response regulator transcription factor, whose product is MQKTSIPKLLVVDDAADIRDPLCHYLAKNGFEAVGAASADEARAVLHDETISLIILDLMMPGEDGLSFYRALMNSSTGGRIPVIMLTALHSDANKIRGLDLGADDYVTKPFNPRELLSRIHAVLRRGSLAKPGPARERRRFAGIVHDPQVQALLLPDGAEVGLTSGENRLLEALLDHPGGVLSREDIAKLISRKGDTTTMRAADNCIFRLRRKLGDNARAPKILLTDWGGGYRIVDDVRPDG
- a CDS encoding FepA family TonB-dependent siderophore receptor, giving the protein MQTHSSRLASCTALLLVLSTGFSVTPALAQSGTEEDEAVELGTIVLSAEDQIKQALGVSTITAGDLAKTPVMNDISEVVRKMPGVNLTGASASGQRGNQRQIDLRGMGPENTLILIDGKPVNSRNAVKMGRNGERDTRGDSNWVPAELIERIEVIRGPAAARYGSGASGGVVNIVTKRPDSFTGQVGLHYTAPDNSKEGDSYRGSFMLAGPVGERLSLRIFGGYNKTNGDAADLNPPTATGATPLAGKEGVSNKDIGALATWKVAENHELDFEMNFSRQGNKFAGDSQLGSWPANSATQPHIVEDYLGLIGTETNKMYRRTFAITHRGDYDFGTSNSFIQLENTTNTRLCEGVAGAGEGRISYCADADGDGVNDSFAFRTIKLENITAKSEWILPMHLFGRGATVTLGGEFRREKIDDPVSIVTSLPGSITDPTLINNAASRDPVLAMNRVGLYAEANIEWSDNLIITPGLRYDYSSDFGGNASPSLNAEYRFSDEWKMKLGIARAFKTPNVFQLNPGYVYTTNGNGCPWVNGVRLTGPCFVVGNPDLDPEISVNKEIGFAYEGDNGINASLTYFHNDYKNKIQSGQIQENPGATTNRLFRWENTGPAVVEGIEGNFATRLSDTISLNTNVTYMIDSKIKSTGQPLSLVPDYTINASLDWQARDDLGFTLGATHYGPIQPSAISSVSGAVTTDPNERGGYTLFNIGMNWDVTETARMTAGVTNLLDKKIYRTETSGGSNTFNEPGRAFYVGLTKSF
- a CDS encoding YncE family protein; the encoded protein is MFSKVFRPLLSASTLAILLAGPVSAETVFTPVRDFQGRVSAASSERGAPVYIGSKVTISGEGLIPDQEITLMRGPNVLNANGPLLVDAEGKFSFDLEVDADAATGLQPILVIAEKPAAAEVVTLKISPEVPLSGADKFTIANGPVTRGLYQVAYSKASDAVFVTSAVGRPPVKQSALTKLDANTLEQLAQVTPEAAPARENGEEAGLFAVYGVGVDDVNGNVWVTNTRQDTISVYKQSDLSLVRQFAPGSVNHARDVVIDEANGRAYASATRTGNIEVFDTATLEQLAPITITSGERGGAWSAMALDIDPASGILVNVSMSTNELAVIDLKSGDVRVIALPGAKGAAGVAYDAAQGLAFVVSQQSDNVLVVDVAKGEVIHDVAVGAQPLNVTYDAASNAAYIANRGAGTITVVNGQGEILANLDAGNSTNQLRADGQGRIWAVNKARGEDDPTGDNLWRLTPAQ
- a CDS encoding MurR/RpiR family transcriptional regulator: MTDMMPPKDYEELIRLIHERHDQMSKTYQRISVFLTQNPNEVAVQSVNAIAERCGIHASSFVRFAQALGYKGFKELQALFQRRLATAAPGFEARVKLLETELHTSGGRSELSFLSDLVVRDIASLQEMLNDIRQEDLVHAATLFQEAETVYLVGQMRSLPVVELMRYQLTMIGKRCILLDSAGGLSTYVARTMGPRDVLMAVSFRFYAKEVVSIVEEAGARGVGIVAISDSTLSPLAKSATVLFPVPEHDYTFSRSLAAPMCLAQALTVAVAARVQQNVEAPRIPTVTGT
- a CDS encoding sulfite exporter TauE/SafE family protein, whose product is MPILETPAALIATLVAVILVGLSKGGLGGMSLLGVPVMAMVMSPVTAAAILLPVLVVMDMVSVANWRKWVDWRLIALFMPGALAGIGIGWFTAEMVSDAVVRLIVGLVSAAFVLRVLGQHLMQREVQPRGQRPVQAQFWAGIAGYTSFVAHAGAPPLQIYMMPLKLDPKLYTGTLVMFFAITNALKLIPYLALGQFGAENLMASALLLPLAVVSTWVGAWSVRRMRADIFYLLTYVSVALVAVKLIRDGLAGL